One window from the genome of Salvia miltiorrhiza cultivar Shanhuang (shh) chromosome 7, IMPLAD_Smil_shh, whole genome shotgun sequence encodes:
- the LOC130996146 gene encoding LOW QUALITY PROTEIN: MACPF domain-containing protein At1g14780 (The sequence of the model RefSeq protein was modified relative to this genomic sequence to represent the inferred CDS: deleted 1 base in 1 codon), whose product MNDGIVQRALSSLGKGFDLSSDFRLKYCKGDERLVVLNESDTRELRVPGFGSLADVSNDIKCDKGERTRYQTDILDFKQMSEFFNQKCSLPGKIPSGLFNAMFGFQSGSWAVDASNTKNLGLDGYFIVLFTLHIHRYPLILAPHVRNAVPSKWDPAALARFIEKYGTHIIVGLSIGGEDVILVKQEKCSNMEASQLKNHLDNLGDQLFTGACTFSPHQCTKTKDQKNKAPQAFSEIFDPQPNLFSNYASATAKDGISVICCRRGGDSKMGTHCEWLPTVASNPDAIHFNFIPITSLLRGVPGKGFLSHAINLYLRYKPPIGDLQYFLDFQAHKIWAPIHNDLPLGPKMNKAFQTPSLNFNLMGPKLYVNTTQVTAGNTPVTGMRLYLEGIKSNRLGIHLQQLVNPPVLLEDKLQQSGMWRSTEEAPEHHRYLEAIQWKKFSHVCTAPVKYDPQWLNPGAEAAFIVTGAQLHVSKDVLHLRLLYTRVSAAYIVHSNWMQTASANHSLKSGFFSSISTSITDKEKSAPVIVDSGVYPTGPPAPTAAQKLLKFVDTTQLCRGPSDSPGHWLVTGAKLDVEKRKICLRVKFSLLNLSSPQ is encoded by the exons atgaatgatGGAATTGTGCAGAGGGCTCTCTCCAGCCTGGGCAAGGGCTTCGATTTATCGTCGGATTTTCGACTGAAATACTGCAAGGGCGACGAGCGGCTCGTCGTCCTGAACGAATCCGACACCCGGGAACTGCGGGTCCCGGGTTTCGGATCCTTGGCTGACGTGTCGAACGACATAAAATGCGATAAGGGTGAGCGTACGAGGTACCAGACCGACATCCTGGACTTCAAGCAG ATGTCGGAATTTTTCAACCAGAAATGCTCGTTGCCGGGGAAGATCCCATCCGGGTTGTTCAACGCGATGTTCGGGTTCCAAAGCGGGTCGTGGGCCGTGGATGCTTCCAACACCAAGAATCTAGGGTTGGATGGATACTTCATCGTGCTGTTTACGCTTCATATTCATCGCTATCCCTTGATTCTTGCTCCTCATGTTAGAAACGCAGTTCCTTCTAAATGGGATCCTGCTGCTCTTGCCag atttattgaaaaatatggTACTCACATAATTGTGGGGCTGAGCATAGGTGGAGAGGATGTGATATTAGTAAAGCAAGAGAAATGTTCAAACATGGAGGCATCACAACTCAAGAATCATTTGGATAATCTTGGAGATCAATTGTTTACTGGGGCATGCACGTTTTCTCCACATCAATGCACCAAAACTAAAGACCAAAAGAACaag GCACCGCAGGCTTTCAGTGAGATCTTTGATCCACAACCAAATCTGTTCAGCAACTACGCATCTGCAACGGCAAAAGAT GGGATAAGTGTGATATGTTGTCGAAGGGGAGGAGATTCAAAAATGGGCACACATTGTGAATGGCTGCCGACAGTTGCATCAAACCCAGACGCCATTCATTTCAACTTCATTCCAATTACTTCTCTTCTTAGAGGTGTCCCTGGAAAAGGCTTCTTGTCCCACGCCATCAACCTCTATCTTCGTT ATAAGCCTCCAATAGGTGACTTACAGTACTTCCTGGACTTTCAAGCCCATAAAATATGGGCCCCCATTCACAACGACCTTCCTTTGGGCCCCAAAATGAATAAGGCCTTCCAAACACCATCTCTCAACTTCAATTTGATGGGCCCAAAGCTATATGTTAATACAACTCAG GTTACGGCAGGAAACACCCCCGTCACTGGAATGCGGTTATATCTCGAGGGCATCAAATCTAACAG GTTAGGCATACACCTCCAACAATTGGTAAACCCGCCGGTGCTGCTGGAAGACAAGCTCCAACAATCGGGCATGTGGCGGAGCACGGAGGAGGCGCCCGAGCACCATCGGTACTTGGAGGCGATCCAGTGGAAGAAATTCTCCCACGTGTGCACCGCCCCTGTGAAGTATGACCCCCAGTGGTTGAACCCGGGGGCTGAGGCCGCCTTCATCGTCACTGGAGCCCAACTCCACGTCAGCAAGGACGtcctccacctccgcctcctcTACACCAGGGTCTCCGCTGCCTACATCGTCCACTCCAATTGGATGCAAACCGCTTCCGCTAACCACTCATTGAAATCGGGGTTTTTCTCCTCGATCAGCACTTCCATTACCGACAAGGAGAAGTCGGCGCCGGTCATAGTGGACTCCGGCGTGTACCCGACAGGGCCACCGGCACCGACTGCA GCGCAGAAACTGCTAAAGTTTGTGGACACGACGCAGCTATGTCGGGGGCCATCGGATAGCCCCGGGCATTGGCTAGTGACGGGGGCCAAACTGGACGTCGAGAAGAGGAAGATATGCTTGCGGGTTAAGTTCTCTTTGTTGAACCTTTCGTCGCCGCAATGA